TGGAAGGGGGGGCAACGACGACGCGGTGGGAGGGGGGGCAACGACGACGCGGTGGGAGGGGGGGCAACGACGACGCGGTGGGAGGGGGGGCAACGACGACGCGGTGGGAGGGGGGGCAACGACGACGCGGTGGGAGGGGGGGCAACGACGACGCGGTGGGAGGGGGGGCAACGACGACGCGGTGGGAGGGGGGGCAACGACGACGCGGTGGGAGGGGGGGCAACGACGACGCGGTGGGAGGGGGGGCAACGACGACGCGGTGGGAGGGGGGCAACGACGACGCGGTGGGAGGGGGGCAACGACGACGCGGAGGGGGGCAACGACGACGCGGAGGGGGGGCAACGACGACGCGGTGGGAGGGGGGCAACGACGACGCGGTGGGAGGGGGGCAACGACGACGCGGAGGGGGGGCAACGACGACGCGGAGGGAGGGGAAATAGAATAGTGGAGGGGACGTATACAGGAGAGGGCGGGCAAAAAGGGCGACGGCGCGGGCAAAAAGGGCGACGGGGCGGGCAAAAAGGGCGACGGCGCGGGCAAAAAGGGCGACGGGGCGGGCAAAAAGGGCGACGGGGCGGGCAAAAAGGGCGACGGGGCGGGCAAAAAGGGCGACGGGGCGGGCCAAAAGGGCGACGGGGCGGGCCAAAAGGGCAATGGGGCAGGCCAAAAGGGCGACGGAGCGGGCCAACAGGAATAGAAATGGTAGTGGCAAGGACGGGGACGGTAGCGGCAAGGACGGAGACGGTAGCGGCAAGGACGGAGGCGGTAGCGGCAAGGACGGAGGCGGTAGCCGCAAGGACGGAGGCGGTAGCCGCAAGGACGGAGGCGGTAGCGGCAAGGACGGAGGCGGGTAGCGGCAAGGACGGAGGCGGTAGCGGCAAGGACGGAGGCGGTAGCGGCAAGGACGGAGGCGGTAGCGGCAAGGACGGAGGCGGTAGGTGCAAGGATGGAGGCAGTAGCTGCAAGGATGGAGACAGCAGCAACAAGGGCAATGGAGCAGGCAACAAGAAGAGAGGTGATAGCATCAAGGACAGTGGAGAGAGCAATGAGGATACTGATGGCACAAACAAGGACAGTGGAAGGATCAATGAGGACAAGGGTGACAGCAACAAGGACATGGGAGGAAGAAACAACGTCAGCAATGGAAAAATTTGTGGATGAGGAGATATGGTCTACAAGGGACTTGAGGGAAAACGAAATCAAACAGGGTATAAGATGAGGAACGAGGGGGGGCAATGACTATGGAGGCAAGGACTATGGAGGGGAACCGAGTCCAAAAGTGGGTGAAAATAAGGGAGACGAAACAAGGTCAAAAAGGGAGGAAGATGAGGGATGAGAGAAGAGTTCAAAAAAGAGGAAGATGAGGGAGGGGAAAACAGGTCAAAAAAGAGGAAAATGATGGTGGGAGAAACGAGGTCAAAAAAGGAGAAAGACGTGGCAGGGGAAAGGGGCTCTAATAGTGAGGAAGATGGAGGGGAAAAGAGGTCACAAAGGGGAAAAGATTAGGGAGAGGAAAAGCGGTCAAAACGGGAGAAAATTGGAGGGAAAATGAGGTCAATTAAATGATGAAGATGAGGGAGGATAAGAGAAGTCTAACTGGGTTAAGGAATTGGGAGAGGAAGTAAGGTCAAAAAGGGTCGACTCAGGAGGCGAAATGAGGCGGAAAAAGGCCAACCTGGGTGTGCAAACGATGTCGAAAAGGGTCTAGTACCCTGGAGGAGAAATGTGGAAAAGGGACGAGGCCATAGAAGGGAATCAAGATCTGAAAAGAACGACAATTCCGAGAGGAAACTAGGTTAGAAGGAAAGAGGACATGGAAAGGAAAACATGGTCGAAAAGGGACAATGACAAGGGAGGGAAAAAAGTGGGCAGGATATAGAGAATTGATGGGAATGGAGGAGTACGAATGTCAAGTGGGGGACGGTGGCTAGAGGACAAGAAGGGAACAGGTGAGGAGGAGGGCAGAAGATCATGAAGTGAAGACACTTTGGGAGGAGGGAAGAAGATCATGAAGTGAAGAAGCTTTGAGAGGAGGAAAGAAGATCGTGAAGTGAAGACGCTTTGGGAGCAGGAAAGAAGATCATGAAGTGAAGAGACTTTGGGAGGAGGGAAGAAGGCCACGGAGTGAAGAGACTGTGGGAGGAGGGAAGAAGGCCACGGAGTGAAGAGACTGTGGGAGGAGGGAAGAAGGTCAAGAAGTGAAGTAGAAAAGGGAGAAAGAAAGGAGGTTAAGAAGTGAAAGGGCAATAGGAGAAGGAAAGAATGTCAAGAAGGATCGAGGTTAAGGAGATGCGGACAGGGCAGAGAAAGGATGTGAGAAAGGGACGGGCACAGGGGGGGACAGAGGAAGGAAGAGGCAAGAAACGGATAAGAACATGGgtatgggtgggggaaggaggagagaagGGGACGAGGCAAGATGCGGGCAAGGAAGAGAGAAGGGTACGAGGTGAGAGTTGGAGCAAGGAGGCAGGGAAAGGAGATAGGAGGTGGGGCAAGGAGGCGGGAGGTGGGGGAAGGAGGCGAGAGGTAGGGCAAGGAGGCGGGAGTTGAGGTGGGAGGCGGGGAAAGCAGGCGTGAGGCGTGGAAAGGAGGCGGGGAAAAGAGGCGAGAGTCAGGGAAAAGAGGCAGGAGGCGGGGAAAGGAGGCGGGAGGCGGGGAAAGGAGGCGGGAGGCGGGGAAAGGAGGCGGGAGGCGGGGAAAGGAGGCGGGAGGCGGGGAAAGGAGGCGGGGTAGGGAGGGGCGAGAGGCGGGGCAGGGAGGGGCGAGAGGCGGGGCAGGGAGGGGCGAGAGGCGGGGCAGGGAGGGGCGAGTGGCGGGGCAGGGAGGGGCGAGTGGCGGGGCAGGGAGGAGCGAGTGGGGGGGCCAGGGAGGGGCGAGTGGGGGGGCCAGTGAGGGGCGAGTGGGGGGCCAGGGAGGGGCGAGTGGGGGGGCCAGGGAGGGGCGAGTGGGGGGGCCAGGGAGGGCCGAGTGGGGGGGCCAGGGAGGGCCGagtgggggggggcagggaggggcgAGTGGGGGGGCAGGGAGGGGCGAGTGGCGGGCAGGGAGGGGCGCGTGGGGGGGCAGGCATTGGCGAGTGGGGGGGCAGGGAGTGGCGAGTGGGGGGGCAGGGAGTGGCGAGTGGGGGGGCAGGGAGTGGCGAGTGGCGGGGCAGGGAGTGTCGAGTGGCGGGGCAGGGAGGGGCGAGTGGCGGGGCAGGGAGGGGCCAGTGGCGGGGCAGGGAGGGGCCAGTGGCGGGGCAGGGAGGGGCCAGTGGCGGGGCAGGGAGGGGCGAGTGGCGGGGCAGGGAGGGGCGAGTGGCGGGGCAGGGAGAGCGAGTGGCGGGGCAGGGAGGGGCGAGTGGCGGGGCAGGGAGGGGCGAGTGGCGGGGCAGGGAGGGGCGA
This genomic interval from Schistocerca cancellata isolate TAMUIC-IGC-003103 chromosome 3, iqSchCanc2.1, whole genome shotgun sequence contains the following:
- the LOC126176095 gene encoding uncharacterized protein DDB_G0290685-like, producing the protein MVVARTGTVAARTETVAARTEAVAARTEAVAARTEAVAARTEAVAARTEAGSGKDGGGSGKDGGGSGKDGGGSGKDGGGRCKDGGSSCKDGDSSNKGNGAGNKKRGDSIKDSGESNEDTDGTNKDSGRINEDKGDSNKDMGGRNNVSNGKICG